A segment of the Lolium perenne isolate Kyuss_39 chromosome 3, Kyuss_2.0, whole genome shotgun sequence genome:
CtctcggccatccggtcccacGTACACCCCTCTCGGACATCCGGTCCCACGAACACCTCTCTCGGGCATTCGGTCCCATGTACACCTCTCTCGGACATCCGGTCCCATGTACACCTCTCTCGGGCATTCGGTCCCACGAACACCTCTCTCGGACATCCGGTCCCATGTACACCTCTCTCGACCATCCGGTCCCACGTACACCCCTCTCCGCCATCCGGTCCCATGTACACCTCtctcggccatccggtcccacgtacacccctctcggccatccggtcccacGTACACCCCTCTCCGCCATTCGGTTCCACGTACACCtctcggccatccggtcccacgtacacccctctcggccatccggtcccacgtacacctctctcggccatccggtcccaTGTACACCTCTCTCCACCATCCGGTCCCACGTATACCTCTCTCGACCATCCAATCCCACGTACACCTCTCTCGGCCATCCGGTTCCACGTACACCCCTCTCGGCCATCCGGACCCACGTACACCTCTCTCGGGCATTCGGTCCCATGTACACCCCTCTCCGCCATTCGGTTCCACGTACACCTCtctcggccatccggtcccaTGTACACCTCTCTCCGCCATCCGGTCCCACGTATACCTCTCTCGACCATCCAATCCCACGTACACCTCtctcggccatccggtcccacGTACACCCCTCTCGGACATCCGGTCCCACGAACACCTCTCTCGGGCATTCGGTCCCATGTACACCTCTCTCGGACATCCAATCCCACGTACACCTCTCTCGGACATCCGGTCCCACGTTCACCCCTCTCCGCCATTCGGTTCCACGTACACCTCtctcggccatccggtcccaTGTACACCTCTCTCGGACATCCGGTCCCATGTACACCCCtctcggccatccggtcccaggtACACCTCTCtcgggccatccggtcccatgTACACCTCTCTCGGACATCCGGTCCCACGTACACCTCtctcggccatccggtcccacGTACACCCCTCTCGGACATCCGGTCCCACGTCCACCTCTCTCGGGCATTCGGTCCCATGTACACCTCTCTCGGACATCCAATCCCACGTACACCTCTCTCGGACATCCGGTCCCACGTACACCCCTCTCGGACATCCGGTTCCACGTACACCTCtctcggccatccggtcccaTGTACACCTCTCTCGGCCACGATGAATAATTTTACTTTTTAATTAATCGCTTCATACTTTTTTTTCTCAAAGCATTCTTTGCAGGCTCAATGGAAATATGTTGTACTTATTTATGTTTCTTTTGCCATACCCAAACACGTGCTACTTATTACTGTAAATAACATGACGCATGCCACAATATAACTTCATTGGAATAGAAAGACCACCATGAGATTCAGGTCGTCCACACAAGTTCAAAAAACCGTAAGCTAATTAATCAAAACCTGGACACTTATCAAAACCTGGACATTTGTTCCAACGAAATATTAAAAATAAGTCTGAACTATATCACCAAATCCAGCGAAATATTAAAAATAAGTCTGAACTATATCACCAAATCCAACGAAATATTAAAAGTAAGTCTGAACTATATCAACAAATATGACAACAATACTCGTGTCTTGTCGAAGTAGCATCATTTATTTGTTTTCCACGTCTCATGCATCGGCTTCCACCTCTTATTGTTCTTCGATGGACCACCTTTAGGAATAATTTTTTTTGGATCCAGCACTTTTCCCGTGAAGGTTTGGTCTGCCCCTGAAAAGTATGCAGGCAAAGGACCAAATGATGCCGCCTTATTTTCGCTGTTGTCCTCGCCGACATCTGGCGTAAGACTCTCTAGAAAATCAAGAACCTTCTGTGATTTCTCCGGGCTGCTTGCAGCATTAAATAGAAAGAGATTAGACCTGTTGCGGAGGTTGTGGTAACGATCCATCCGCTCAGACCAATCATGCATATTAGCTTTCCTCTCTGACTCAAATGCCGGCTTGGCTAGCATTGTCCATCTTCTCGAAATACAACAACTAGGAACGCTGATCAAGCCAAGGAACTTCAGAACAGAGAATATGTGTGTGCAGGGGATCTCCTCTGTCTCCATCTTCAGGCAGCGACAATTAACTCCCTGGAGCATTGGGCCGGCCATGGTAAGCTTCACATCATAAATGGCATCCCTTCTCTCTTTGAGAGCAACAGCATAAACTACTACAGCATCCTGCTTGGTCACCTTTGCTACCCCCCATTTTGGCAATTGATCTATCTGCTGCTTCACCTTCTTGAACATCACTGGAGTATAAATGTTTGCAGAACTTCTCAAAAGTGGTTCAGCATCTAATTCTGTAAAAGGTACTGTCTGTGAAGCTCTAGCATCCAATTCGGCCTCATTCTTGCGTATACGCCATAAACAGTGATCTGTATGCTCTAACAAATCAGCAAGTGACATTCGCCTATCCAAATTCTTATGAATCCTAGAGTTTAGACTTTCACTACGCTGATTACTCTGCATCCCAAGAAAATATCTATCTTTGGTATAGGCTCTAGACCACTTCTTCCGTAGCTCGTACATCCTATTAATCCATGCATCTTTTTCTGAGATTTCATACTCCTCCAGAAAATCTGCCCAACGACTCTCGAACTCGTCGACATTCCTGTAGTAATAAACAAATTTTCTAAAATCGCTGAGCTTTGTTTTGCGGAGATGGCGTATCATATTTTGCTCGATGTGCCAGCTACACAACCTGTGATCTGCATTAGGAAATACTTTCGAGATTGCCCTTGCCATAGCATGGTCACCATCGGTGATTACTGACCTAGGATGGTTCTGCTGCGCCGACTCCAAAAATGCTTCAAGCAACCACACATAAGATTTCGTTTTCTCATCTGACACAATACCAAATCCAAACACAGTCGTGCTACGATGGTGGTTCACACCAATGAAGGGGACAAACGGAAGATTGTATTTGTTCACACGGTATGTGCTATCAAAGACCACGACACCACCAAAGGCATCGTAATCCATCCGACACTGTGCGTCTGCCCAAAATATGTTTTCCAGGTGCCCTTCACTATCAGTGCTGTGCTTGTAAAAGaattctggatctttctcttgtcTTGCAGCCATATAATTGAGCATAAATTCAGCATCACGACCTTCAATCCTTTCCTTCTTGTACTTGGCAAAAAAATTATAGAGATCCCGAGGTACAAAGCCTACCTTCTCGGGGCCACCATGCTGCTTCTCCATTACTTCCATAATCTCGTGTGTTCGAAGGCCACCAATCCCATACTCAATGGCATCAGCCTTTTGAGCGTCATTCAACCCACGATGAGACCTTATGAAAGTTGTCTGATCACCAATGGCGAGTGGATGGTTATGTTCAACCACGAAATCTTTTACAAACCATTCTCCACTTTCCATAGACATCTCGATCTCCATCCGAGCACCGCATCCACAACGCGAAAGTGGCCGAGGTGTTCGTTTTCGTTTAGTTTTTTCAAAGTGCTTCCTTGCCCGATATCCTTCTTTGGAGCACACATAAAGACGCCGGAAAGCTATGTTCGTGCCTGGCTTCTTAGTCAGCTCTTCTTTTCTAACACCAAACCCCTTGGACTTAGCATATGCATTGTAGTACTTGTAACCTTCTTCCTCGCTACTAAAAGTTTCATTAACCACCATATCGTGCTCTTCATTGTCCTCCATGCCCTCCATGACGTAAACTGCAGTTATGAATCAAAGCCATATTATTACAAGTCTGATAGTAAAACTAACACATGTTTCAGTATGAATATGTAATCAGTACCATTCAGTGCTTGAAGTTATGCTTTAtagtttttttttcgaaatggggagaaAGACCCCTGCCTCTGCATGCTTTATAGTTTTTAATGCGATAATAAACTGTTGGCAACAAAAATGTAATGCTAGATCAGTCATGCTGCTACTCTTACAGGATTTCATGAATTAAATGTTCCTAAAACATTGCGGCTACTTATGGAAAATACCAATTGTTTCTCACAGTTTCAGTTGGTCACACCATACTAATCTCAAGTGAATTTGATGTCACATACCCTGGTTGAATATTTGAAAATAGTTTATGTTCCTATTTGTGCCATTCCGATACAATTTTTCTGGGTCTGAACATTACTTTCATCAATTTATTGTCTGCTTTTTGTCAGTCCATATTCTTACCAAAACAGAAGCTGATGCTGGACCTAGGACAGTTAAAGATCTAATTTAGCTTGCAACTAAAATTTTGCATTGCTCCTTGAACTTGTGATAAATATTTATCTGACTGCATTACTCTGATTTAGGTTTAATGAGAAAAATATACTGAGGATTTATCCCAATGGTACAAGGATTAATTCTTCTAACTATGATCCAGTAAATGCCTGGAGACTGGAGTCATGGTGCTCAGATGGTTGCATTCAACATGCAGGTTAGTTTACGATTCTTAACTGCTATGATTCATGATGGATCTGCACAGCGACTCAATCAACCTATAGATTCAGTTTATAAATCTGCTAACAGCACCCATGCAACACGAAAAGAAATAAATACTATTATCGAATTTTGTAATCTTAACTACAAAGCTTGTTGATATAATCTAACTTCATCTCAGAGTTTATATTTACTTACGCTGAGATTTCCCGGATCAGGACCAGGAGAGGCTGCGGCCTGTTCGATAAGCGCGCGACGAGCGGGTGACCTGGCTGGTGGGCGGCGGACTGGGTTGAACACAGCGGCGATGCTGCGGCAAGGTCGACACGATGAGGTTTCCCGGATCAGGACCCGGAGAGGCTGCGGCGGGTGACCTGGCTGGCGGGCGGCGGACAGGGTTGACCACAGCGGCGATGGCTGGTGGTGGCGGCAAGACGCGGCGGCGCCGACGCTGCGGCAAGGTCGACGAGCGGGTGACCTGGCTGGCAGCGGCACCGGTGGCGTGAGGAGATGGCGGCACCGGTGGCGTGAGGAGATGGCGTCAGGAGAAACGCTAATGAGCTATCGTGTGAGGAGATACACGACCTGGAACTTGTCCATCAGATTCGTTTCAAGTTTTTTTTACCCCACTAATTAAAACAGATGGAATTGTCTATTATACCCTTATCAAATACTGCAGCCTGCAGTATGGGGTACCGTAAAAACTCTCTTCTTTGCCGAAGCTAGCAGCCACTATGTTTTCTTTTGTTGCCTAGCAGTAGGGCTGTACAAAAGCCTAACTAGGTCCAACCAAGCATGTAGAGCCAGCCCAACTGGACAGCAATGCTCGTCCGAGCATCCCATGAGCTCGACAGCAACACGTTCGTACTTCAATCTCCCACGAGACGCAGACCATCAGTCCGGCGACAGCACAAAAAGCAGCGCTGCCCGAATCGATCGATtcacacgcacgcacgcacgagaTAGAATTCCAACAGGAGAGCCCAGGCGAGCGAATCAACCAGCACCCAGCATGCTGAAGAGTCATCGTGCTGCTTCATCTCCCGCACGCACAACGGCACGAGCACAGAAACTGAAACGCTCGCACTAAAAATTGCCGCCGTTACTTGTTTTAATATGCCCTTTAAACCCATTCAATCAGAGCGCAGTTTTCTCCTTCATACAGCCCTGATGGACGCCCACACTCTTCTCTTTCATCCCACACCAACACTGCAGCTCTAGATCCTCACACAACAAGGCAAACTCGCAAGAACGCCGCCGGACGCCATTCCCGTTCCCGGTGACTCCAGCCATGAGAGGTTGAGCAGCTGCACCACCAAGACCGCGAGGAAGAGCAGGACAGACCCACGGAAGGAGAAGGCGAACCGTTGATCACCGACGACACCTCCTTCAACGCGATCGACTCCGGCCACCGACGTCTACCTCAAACTGCGACGAACTCGGTGAGAACCAGCCGTTTCTTTTGCTCGGAACGCGATccccatccatagagatacctcctAGACATGGTTTCCAGCCGTAGTTTTAACGTTTGTCGAGTCTCCGGTAAACCGAATGCCATCCGATGGCATCAGCGTTCTAGCACCTTGCACAACTCGAATCCACACAAGCCCAACATAGAATACGTGCCAAATGATCTTAGAAACCTAGCAGTGCGGTCAGATTTCATAGTTGGTGGGTAGAAAATTAAGTATATATTTAGGTATGGCCACATTCGTTTTATGTTCAAATCTGCTCAATATATATGCATGCATATTTTTGCTGAACATTGGTTGTACCGTGTGTATATAGGAGTTAGCTCATCTCTATAGTTTGGTAGACTTTCCACAGCATGTGTACTGGATACATTTTACATTGCGTTTAGATGTTTTGAAATTATTTGCATGACTACAGAACTTGTCACATAAATTCAGTAATTTTGTATTTGATCTTAGTGATGTTTAATATTCTCTATAATTGTTTTCAGATTTGTTTTGTGTAAATAGAAATTTCGTTGCTGTTGTTGTTAAAGTAGTATTTTTATTAATACTAGATTTTGGTTCATTCTAGGAGGTTATTTCGTTATGTTTGCTTGGATCCAGTAGCATGTTAGTTTCTTTGGCTATATATCTCTGTTCATATTTGCAAAATGACTGCTCACTATGCTTGAGGTATATGTCTGGTTACTTGTTGTTAGTTATGCATGATTAACCTCTCTAGTGTTTCTATATTTTGATCTATGCTTATTATTTTATAGAATTAGGTACTATTATATCCGTGACATGAATTGTTCTTGTTAGTTTTTTATATTATGTGAGCATATAATATTTAATTACTTGTTTAGTAGCCTAGATTTGCATATAAGATGATGCCATTGCTtgattttcttgtttaaatagtaGCTCATCCATACACTTGTTTGGTGTAATATTACTATAGGTAGTTAGCTTATCGTGTCATTATATATGCGTTGTTTAACTAGTTTATCATTCATGCTTAGCTACCATGGTATCTTGTGTATCGTGTGTCATATGAGATGATTGATTCTATTTATTTTAGTAGCTTATTATTATAGTAGTGTGCATGATCATGCTTGGTCTATATTATAGTTATATAAGTTGTTCATCTGATACTCCATTGATCGATCATGTGTGTTACATACCTAGATGATAACTTATTTTTGTGATAGTATTGCATACTATATATTGAAGTATCTTCATGTACTTGTCgaataaataataacatgtttTGCTCTTGTTTaactatatatatatttatttgtCGTCTCATATATCCATGTTAAGTTATGAGATGTTTGTTACATTGCATGGTAGACCATATAATGCTCTGGCTAGTCCGTGTGTGGTAGTAGTATTTTATTATTTGTATTGCCCCTTTGTATTGCGGTGTACATATATGGTTCACTAAGGTGGTGCAATTCATGGTATTAGCATTAGCTTTCACATGTTGTTTTATGATGTACGTTTTATCCGAGCCTTTGTCTTGCTTATATGTTTGTGATAGCATGTTAGAGAATCTTCGCTATTGTTTATATCACTAGTATGTATGATAGGTATTGGTTGATTATAGCATACTAGTATGGTATGATTTATTTCGGAAACTCGTTTTGGAACCCAGGTCCAGATGCTCCCTTTGTGTGGACCAATTATTGGCTTCCATCTCAGTACCATTCATTGTATTTCTTACTTGTATTCAGAAGCAGGCATCGTTTTATGAACAGTGTGCAGGTCAAGCATCTGCAAGCATTTAAGTCCTATGGGTCCGTTGGTCCTGGACGGAAGAAACGGCGTGCACCGTCAAGATTGTCAGCCACCTCGGTTGGCTCTATTTCGTTTGTAGTTGTTCCCGCCCACCTCGAGACGTTACCTGATTGGAGTTTTTGGAAGAAAGGCATAAAATTTCGTCAAAATTTCCAACAATTTTAGTGAGATTTACAAATTCCGGTTAGGGTCGAAAAAATATCATTCTGCCGAAAAATTATGTTGATATTTGAAAAAAAAAGAACTGCTTCGGCGGTTGATCGGCCTGGGGAAGTACATAAAGTTGTAAGTTGGATTCcacatattttcattttttttgctaAATGAATGTAATTTCCAGCAATTTAAAACTGAGTGAAATTTCTGAATATTTTCTTCAAAATTTCAATAATTTCAGGAAATTTGCGAATCGCGGCTTGAAGCGAAAGAAAATACCAAAACTAAATTTAAAACCCAAAGTGCGAGCATAGCCCGGGCAATCATAGAAGACGCTCGTACGCCTCTGTGATCGTACACCGTTTTGGTCTGTTTAGGTCGGGCGGCACACAAGGAAATCGGCTACATTGCACCGTCAGTCCATTTGAGTCTAGGGTAGCCAGGGCACACACATTTTTTTGGCACCATCAACGACAAGTAATGGCGATTACCATCCCGTCGAGACCTGCCACCGACGATTAACGGTTTCAGCGCAAGGCATGCCGACTCCCGCGTGTGGCCGCTCAATTGGCGGGCTTGGCTGCCGATTCACCCACGTGGGAAACTTGGCGCTCACGCCCAACGTTTCCCACCCTTTGGCAACGTTATAAATGGGCGGTGGCGCCCAACAATGAGGGCAAAACCCTAGCATCCATGGCCAAGCCCCACCGCACCTGGACCTACCAGTCTGAGATGGCGCGCACCCTCTTTCCGGATGACCTGGACTCCACCGACATTGTTGCGATGGCGGCGTACGAGGCGGAAGAAACTACCGCCTACGCCCGATAGGCTAGCTGTACGGGTCGCACGTCAAGGGGATGGGGGTAGGTGTAGGCCACAGCCCAGGCTGACGTCGCCGATGATAGAAAGCGGATCTTCGCTGAGTCACTGCTCTGCGAGGAGGCGTATGTTGCCGCCGTCGAGGAGAGGGAGCGGGTCTTCGTGAAGTCGCTGCTCTGCGAGCGATCTAGGCTGCTGCCGCGAGGAGAGGGAGTGGGTCTTAGTGGAGTCACTGCTTTAGCAAGGAGAGGTGGTGGGTCTGCGCATATTCGCTTCTCTACGATACGGCTACGTTCGGCCCGGACATGGCTGACGCGATCATTCGAAGGGCGGAGGCCGAGGCAGGCCTAGCGGAAGTGGAGGCCAAGCTCGCCGATGCACGGCTGCAGTTGTGGTAGTCGCAAGAGGCCTTGCGCCTCGTCTTGGTAGGGGTGCAGCCACCCGCGCCCATGGACGCCACCAACGTCGATCTTGACGCTGTCAGCGATGACGTCTGCACTACCTCGACCTTGATCTCGACAATTTCGGCGACGGAGAGGCCATGGACGTGACCAACAAGCAACGGCAGCTGCTCGCCTCGTTCGAGGCCATCGCGGCGACGATGCAGGTCCGCTACAACCGCATAGCAGTTATGTGGTGCCTACCTACATAGCCGTCACGTGGTGGTTTTTTTTGGCTGAGCCTCTTATTAAACTTCCTCGGAATTAATCCACCAACCAAGAGACATCGCAGATGCTCACGCCACCGCTGCGCCTTGTTTTGGCGGAGGACGAGCGCCGCCACGCAGGGTAGACAAGCATCGCATGGCAGGGTGGAGGCGGCTGCATCCTGAAGATGTTGAGTACGAGAATAATTATTAGGCAGAGAAAAAGGCGGAGCATGTGGCGGCGAAGGCCTTCTCCGACAAGTTGTGCCGGTGGTGGTTTTTCTGATCGCGTCTCTTATTAAACTTCCTCGAAAACCACCAACCACGAAACAATGGAGATGCTCGCGCCACGACTGCGCCTTGTTTCAGTGCAGGGTGAGCGCCGCCACGCAAGGGCGGTGCAGCAGCAGCTGGCCGCGGAGACGGACAAGCATCGCATGGCAGGGTGGAGACGGCAGCATCTCGAAGACGTTGAGTACGAGAATAATTATTAGGCAAAGAAGAAGGCGGAGCATTTGGCGGCGAAGGCCTCCTCCGACAAGCAGTACTGGCTCAAGGAGCCGGGACTACCGACCATCCCGACGACAGCGACCGCTGGCTTGACACCATCCTGACAGACGAGGAAGACACCGACATCGACTCAGAGTTAGTGTTTGCCATGCCCTAAAATGCAGCTTCTGAAAAAGCATTaaaattttattttaattttttagACATCTGGATTGTCAATAACCGCCTAAGCAAAACGCAGATAACACATCGTAAATTTCAGTTTGCAATGTTTGTTGAAGTTAATCTAATACTCCGTACAATCAAGCAAACGAGGCACACATGCATTGCATATTTGGATCAGATGTGATCAGTCCTACATGATGGTCCATCGATCAACAGAAATCCTAGACCACCGGTCCATGTCCATTCGACAGTCAAGGCAAACGGCCAATTCAAGATTCTCCGTCCATGCATGGGCCCATGTAACGTAGCTCTTAATACCCGTTCATCATTACATCAATTTCTGCAGGCACGTATCTGACACATAAGTGCTTGTGGCACAGATCTTGGTAGTATGTTTGGTGGTACAGATTTCAGGACTAGCTACACTCGGGAGCCAAAACGCTGCCCCCGATTTATTTGTATGTCTTACTTACAAGTTTGCTAGTTGTCTAGTTATGCAATATTGTGTAGTGTGAGTTCACTATGTAACATGGCGGATACCAACTATACAATAACCCTTAGATCATCGATATGTAGTTACCTAGTTATAACAAGCATCCGTTTACATCTTATCGTAGATCTCTACCCCGATAATCTATCCTAGCATCACACCCATGCTATTTGATTCTTATTCGAGTTACACAACTCACTTTCTCAATTCCATCCAAGTTGTCCCATCCTATTCGACACTTATCCACCCATTCATTCTTATTTGTATTTCATTTGCTTTTGGTGATTATTGTTTTGGTATTTATTTGGTTGCTATTTGCTACCGTTACGATGAGTAGGGAGTGGCGAGGTTGGACGTGGACATAATCAGGTTATTGAGAAAGACGAAGGATTCATCAACGAAGGCATGCCCTCTCATCATATTTATCCCAGTTTTACAAATTGCATgctattttatgttttacaaatatATATGCTATTTTATTCCAGTAGCTAGCGTGTCGATTGACACACCAACCTTGATTCGCTTGTCGCCTTTTTCTTGATACCCTGAGTAGAGATTATATAATAATCCTGATAGAGTAGAGATGCTTAGCACGCTAAATAATCATTAGGATACTTCCTATTGCCTCTTTGGAGGAATTGATCGACCTTCGGGCCAAACATACCCTTTTGAAAGTTGTTGAGCTCGTTGAGCTAGGCTGGTTAGCCGTTGTGCTTCATCTACTCTCTCTCTTCTACTCTGGGTGAAATTTACCATCTAAACATGGCGCGAGCGACAGCTGAATCAAATGTTGAAGGAGCGATTGGCTGCCCTTCACAAGTTGGAGGGAGCAATCCGTCGTTCGTGCCGCTTAAGGGTTCTAATAAGTCTTGGATTCGAAGATTGTGacaaccgtacaaccacatgctatatgggcactgGCCTGGTTAGGTAAGTTAGTCAGCCTTAGGTGTTGATGTCGCCGTACCGCAGATGAGGTGGCTGCCTACGGGAGAACCTTCGGCACAGATGGGGGGACCGGTTTGGGGACGTACTCCCAGTACCGTGCGCCAGACCCGGTGGGCATGTCACATCTTTGGGGGATCTAGCTAAAAGACCTTGTCACGATCCCTCTGTCGGTACACCAATTGGTGTGTATTAAATCAGCGACGGCTGGTGGGCAACAAGACGGGGTTGTGTCGTGTGggcaaagtgtacaacctctgcagagttaaaactattcgaatagccgtgtccacggtcatggacgacacatgaatccttcttgacatacaggaacctgttttgctatttccctctttgcctctctctctcccccctgtCATCTTTCCCCTGGAATCCGAATCCTATGAGATACGTGAGTTGTCAAGGACAACCACATTGATGAGAAATATTACACTCATTATAAAAGATGTTTTCATCTAAAACTGCTTTTATCAAATGTAttgcaaataaaattggcttttatGCAAAAGAACCTACAGCCTTCCTTTGAAGCCTCATGTAGATATATTAGGTCTTGCATCGAGAGGGTGTGTTGAGTACTCTATGTACTCATGGCAATACTTTTGTTGATATTCAGAGTACTACCAAGACAAGGAAGACTACGACAACTACGACGACATTGAAGAGTGAGGCCTCGTGGACTACATCAACTGCCTGTGGCTGAGATGGAGTCACTTCGCGTTTTATTTATCCGCTGTGCTTTCTGATTGTAATGAATGTCACACTATGTGGCTATTCAAACTTTGTATTTAATCTTTTGTACGTCTGTAATGATATACATTCCGCTGTGTCGTCAACATTGATCTTGGGATTGACGAGTAATACAGGATTTATTTGTCGTCTCATATATCCATGTTAAGTTATGAGATGTTTGTTACATTGCATGGTAGACCATATAATGCTCTGGCTAGTTCGTGTGTGGTAGTAGTATTTTATTATTTGTATTGCCCCTTTGTATTGCGGTGTACATATATGGTTCACTAAGGTGGTGCAATTCATGGTATTAGCATTAGCTTTCACATGTTGTTTTATGATGTACGTTTTATCCGAGCCTTTGTCTTGCTTATATGTTTGTGATAGCATGTTAGAGAATCTTCGCTATTGTTTATATCACTAGTATGTATGATAGGTATTGGTTGATTATAGCATACTAGTATGGTATGATTTATTTGTATGTCTTACTTACAAGTTTGCTAGTTGTCTAGTTATGCAATATTGTGTAGTGTGGGTTCACTATGTAACATGGCGGATACCAACTATACAATAACCCTTAGATCATCGATATGTAGTTACCTAGTTATAACAAGCATCCGTTTACATCTTATCGTAGATCTCTACCCCGATAATCTATCCTAGCATCACACCCATGCTATTTGATTCTTATTCGAGTTACACAACTCACTTTCTCAATTCCATCCAAGTTGTCCCATCCTATTCGACCCAGAGGGTAATAGGGTGCAACACAATTCTGGAATgatgcctgccatgtgttcgacacaatggccgcatgagaaaattatttgaatttcaaaattctttttggtggaactcaaacatataattaatgtgct
Coding sequences within it:
- the LOC127345880 gene encoding uncharacterized protein isoform X1, translating into MTSHLGIGTRIRVRLHTVLTKGFLILFLYWKSSFTSKAQGYFLKTHTSSRLWYHRFNEKNILRIYPNGTRINSSNYDPVNAWRLESWCSDGCIQHAGPGEAAACSISARRAGDLAGGRRTGLNTAAMLRQGRHDEVSRIRTRRGCGG
- the LOC127345877 gene encoding protein FAR1-RELATED SEQUENCE 5-like, with the protein product MEGMEDNEEHDMVVNETFSSEEEGYKYYNAYAKSKGFGVRKEELTKKPGTNIAFRRLYVCSKEGYRARKHFEKTKRKRTPRPLSRCGCGARMEIEMSMESGEWFVKDFVVEHNHPLAIGDQTTFIRSHRGLNDAQKADAIEYGIGGLRTHEIMEVMEKQHGGPEKVGFVPRDLYNFFAKYKKERIEGRDAEFMLNYMAARQEKDPEFFYKHSTDSEGHLENIFWADAQCRMDYDAFGGVVVFDSTYRVNKYNLPFVPFIGVNHHRSTTVFGFGIVSDEKTKSYVWLLEAFLESAQQNHPRSVITDGDHAMARAISKVFPNADHRLCSWHIEQNMIRHLRKTKLSDFRKFVYYYRNVDEFESRWADFLEEYEISEKDAWINRMYELRKKWSRAYTKDRYFLGMQSNQRSESLNSRIHKNLDRRMSLADLLEHTDHCLWRIRKNEAELDARASQTVPFTELDAEPLLRSSANIYTPVMFKKVKQQIDQLPKWGVAKVTKQDAVVVYAVALKERRDAIYDVKLTMAGPMLQGVNCRCLKMETEEIPCTHIFSVLKFLGLISVPSCCISRRWTMLAKPAFESERKANMHDWSERMDRYHNLRNRSNLFLFNAASSPEKSQKVLDFLESLTPDVGEDNSENKAASFGPLPAYFSGADQTFTGKVLDPKKIIPKGGPSKNNKRWKPMHETWKTNK